A genomic window from Sander vitreus isolate 19-12246 unplaced genomic scaffold, sanVit1 ctg713_0, whole genome shotgun sequence includes:
- the LOC144514833 gene encoding uncharacterized protein LOC144514833, giving the protein MMAEELKKEQDTSSHLERMKKNLEVTVKDLQHRLDEAENLAMKGGKKQLQKLESRVRELEAEVEAEQRRGGDAIKGVRKYERRVKELTYQTEEDKKNVARLQDLVDKLQLKVKAYKRQAEEAEEQANTHLSKCRKVQHELEEAEERADIAESQVNKLRAKSRDSGKGKEAAE; this is encoded by the exons ATGATGGCTGAGGAGCTGAAGAAGGAGCAGGATACCAGCTCCCACCtggagaggatgaagaagaacCTGGAGGTCACTGTTAAGGACCTGCAGCACCGCCTGGATGAGGCTGAGAACCTGGCCATGAAGGGTGGCAAGAAGCAGCTCCAGAAACTTGAGTCCAGG GTGCGTGAATTGGAGGCAGAGGTTGAGGCTGAGCAGAGACGCGGAGGAGATGCCATTAAGGGTGTCCGCAAATATGAGAGGAGGGTGAAGGAGCTCACCTATCAG ACTGAGGAGGACAAGAAAAACGTTGCCAGGCTGCAGGATCTAGTTGACAAGTTGCAGCTCAAAGTCAAGGCCTACAAGAGGCAGGCTGAGGAGGCG GAGGAGCAGGCCAACACTCATCTGTCCAAGTGCAGGAAGGTGCAGCAtgagctggaggaggctgaggagCGCGCTGACATCGCAGAGTCCCAGGTCAACAAGTTGAGAGCGAAGAGCCGTGACTCTGGCAAG GGAAAAGAGGCAGCTGAGTAA